Proteins encoded together in one Vicia villosa cultivar HV-30 ecotype Madison, WI unplaced genomic scaffold, Vvil1.0 ctg.000666F_1_1, whole genome shotgun sequence window:
- the LOC131630277 gene encoding uncharacterized protein LOC131630277, which translates to MFPKRFKDTKTGFHMLSSIHAKRYMNKIGVESEDYYFYKQIGKALLCTYTILGALWIYNDGSSPMEWWRKKSPQLKEKLEKANLYPSDVESVKEFVAKGKMIGAKLKGLVESDKDACGCEEMQRKKVDEDAQRMWLKMKNEVVAELREKGIDVE; encoded by the exons ATGTTTCCCAAGCGTTTTAAGGACACCAAAACAG GTTTTCATATGTTGAGTTCAATTCATGCAAAAAGATACATGAATAAAATCGGGGTAGAAAGCGAAGACTACTACTTCTATAAACAAATTGGGAAGGCCTTACTTTGCACCTACACCATACTTGGTGCTTTATGGATTTACAACGATGGTTCTTCGCCAATGGAGTGGTGGAGGAAGAAGTCACCCCAGCTAAAGGAGAAGCTTGAGAAAGCAAATTTGTACCCTAGTGATGTAGAATCAGTGAAGGAGTTCGTAGCAAAAGGAAAGATGATTGGAGCCAAACTAAAAGGGTTGGTTGAAAGTGATAAGGATGCATGCGGATGCGAGGAGATGCAAAGAAAGAAGGTTGACGAGGATGCTCAGAGGAtgtggttgaagatgaagaatgaGGTTGTTGCGGAGCTTCGAGAGAAGGGCATCGATGTGGAGTGA
- the LOC131630276 gene encoding protein OCTOPUS-like, whose amino-acid sequence MTSKTRRLTTCHRHPSKPITGFCAYCLTERLSGIESSSTDPELRRTKSCSGSGRTSVAVEPRRRSCEILAAPELKHGTLSDLFNIDDERKKKKQTLNRNVEVGVNEIGDFDGGETLRVLVENDEETKTMKEFIDLEIRSGKNGGRDSRGSFWDAASVFSKRLRKWKRKQKLKRSGGGGACDGSVTGNGVVLTRMEVGKDRVRNFRETQSEVGEYGLSLGRRSCDTDPRLSVDDSRFSFDAPRASWDGYLIGKTCPRFSPMVAINGDRVLVEEEEEGEEEEEEVVNLESGGVGGGHYPGGSDETKHYYSDRRRRSFDRSNSRRKSMVIGDVDELRVISNAKVSPATTELFYGAKVLITEEDLKGVKLNPKNNVSVHSDCTTGSSSKEACDVEIGGDLKGSNKFHKWGKLWNKLGLVQRRKEDKLGEEECTSGNVANKPIVESWQKLRRVVNGQGSESVSEKLIRSYSVSCRNHSRMSGLVNGLGGPETKGNVLNGRQELTLQRNRSVRYSSSNVDSGLLRFYLTPLKSYRRSRSGKSSRI is encoded by the coding sequence ATGACTTCCAAAACGCGTCGTTTAACCACCTGTCACCGTCACCCTTCCAAACCCATCACCGGTTTCTGCGCTTACTGCCTCACCGAACGTCTCTCCGGCATCGAGTCCTCTTCCACCGACCCCGAACTCCGCCGCACCAAATCTTGCTCCGGCAGTGGTCGTACCTCCGTTGCGGTTGAACCCCGCCGTAGGTCCTGCGAGATCCTCGCTGCACCGGAGCTGAAACATGGCACGCTGTCGGACCTTTTCAACATCGACgatgagaggaagaagaagaagcagacTTTGAATCGGAATGTTGAAGTCGGTGTTAATGAGATTGGTGATTTCGACGGCGGTGAGACTCTTAGGGTTTTGGTAGAGAATGACGAAGAGACGAAGACGATGAAGGAGTTTATAGATCTTGAAATTCGTAGCGGGAAGAATGGaggaagagattcgagagggaGTTTCTGGGATGCGGCTTCGGTTTTCAGCAAGAGGTTGAGGAAATGGAAGCGGAAGCAGAAGTTGAAGAGAAGTGGTGGTGGTGGTGCTTGCGACGGCTCTGTTACAGGCAATGGTGTTGTTTTGACGAGGATGGAAGTTGGGAAGGATAGGGTAAGGAATTTTAGAGAGACGCAATCGGAGGTTGGAGAGTATGGTTTATCATTGGGAAGAAGATCGTGTGATACTGATCCTAGGTTATCTGTGGATGATTCGCGGTTTTCGTTCGATGCGCCTCGAGCTTCTTGGGATGGTTATTTGATTGGGAAGACGTGTCCGAGGTTTTCGCCTATGGTTGCTATTAATGGTGATAGGGTTTTGGttgaggaagaagaggaaggagaagaagaagaagaagaggtggTGAATTTGGAAAGTGGTGGTGTTGGTGGAGGGCATTATCCTGGTGGTTCGGATGAGACAAAGCATTATTATTCGGATCGGAGAAGGAGAAGTTTTGATAGGTCGAATTCTCGTAGGAAATCGATGGTGATTGGAGATGTTGATGAGTTGAGAGTGATATCGAATGCAAAGGTTTCACCGGCCACAACCGAATTGTTCTACGGTGCAAAGGTCTTGATCACTGAAGAAGATTTGAAGGGTGTTAAACTGAATCCTAAGAACAATGTTAGTGTTCATTCTGATTGTACTACAGGGTCTTCTTCTAAGGAAGCTTGCGATGTTGAAATCGGAGGTGATTTAAAGGGGTCGAACAAGTTTCACAAATGGGGCAAGTTGTGGAATAAATTGGGATTAGTACAGAGGAGAAAGGAAGATAAGTTGGGAGAAGAAGAATGTACTTCTGGCAATGTTGCTAATAAGCCGATTGTCGAGTCTTGGCAGAAGCTTAGGAGGGTTGTTAACGGACAAGGGAGCGAGTCGGTTAGTGAGAAGCTTATTCGTAGCTATAGTGTTAGTTGTAGAAACCATAGTAGAATGTCTGGTTTAGTCAATGGCCTTGGAGGTCCTGAAACCAAAGGCAATGTTTTGAATGGAAGACAAGAGCTTACGCTTCAAAGGAATCGAAGTGTTAGGTATTCGTCGAGTAATGTTGACAGTGGCCTTTTACGATTCTATTTGACGCCGTTGAAGAGCTATAGGCGAAGCAGGTCTGGAAAGAGTAGCAGGATATGA
- the LOC131630305 gene encoding uncharacterized protein LOC131630305: MRRFLVPRTSIEKVNVKQPEVEVEETPPNVANEFNPNEIVRDPGCRKQIHEYAPDIQDQVRRAYILKGPTQSDLARFPRTQFGKYSREFCKAWYNNYTWIEYSESKDATYCFYCFLFKPPGRAEHFGYEVFNKEGFKDWKHASKGFKDHIGSHDSKHNSCVKHYDDYNNQRQSVTSIFARATRESEELYKIRLTCSLDCTRYLLAQGIAFRGHDESSTSLNKGNFREMVDWVKSNDDKVRDAFDRGPKNCTMTSGGIQKELATCCAHEVTKVIMEELGDRQFSVLIDESRDISVKEQMAVMLRFLNDKGKVVERFIALHHVKYTTSEALKDALYGILDRHTLSISRIQGQGYDGDSNMRGEFNGLQRKILDENPYAFYVHCYAHRLQLVVVSVASSCSSIHDFFEYISLIVTTTSASCKRKEAQHQDILNKLESGEISQGKSLHQSSSLARPGDTRWGSHYTTLIRLDQMWSSMLEVLSIVDEDGRRPSQAAGLIEKMESFKFAFILKLMLKLFGITNELSKILQTKDLNIVLAMELVDDVKARLTILRESGWNDLFSDVQEFCFAQSIPVPNMDEEIPVRGRSRREGRTVTILHHYRAEIFYVAIDKICVEMDHRFCEGSNVVLDCFSCLDPKNSFSKFDVDKLARLANIYHADFSDDDRGTIREQLETYVHQVKRHASFTSCEDVQSLAMKMVQTEKHLVFPLVYKLIELALILPVSTTSVERAFSAMKIIKSNLRNKINDVWFNDLMICHTEREIFKSLKDVDIIRTLTAKKSRRGHLPVNFI; this comes from the exons ATGAGGAGGTTTTTGGTTCCTAGAACAAGTATTGAGAAAGTGAATGTTAAGCAACCGGAAGTCGAAGTAGAAGAAACACCACCTAATGTGGCCAACGAGTTTaatccaaatgagattgtgcgtgaTCCAGGATGTAGGAAACAAATTCATGAGTATGCTCCGGATATTCAAGACCAAGTGAGGAGGGCATATATATTGAAGGGTCCAACGCAATCAGATTTAGCAAGATTTCCTCGTACTCAATTTGGGAAGTATTCAAGAGAATTTTGTAAAGCATGGTATAATAATTATACATGGATTGAATACAGTGAGTCGAAGGATGCAACTTATTGTTTCTATTGCTTTCTCTTTAAGCCGCCCGGGAGGGCCGAACACTTTGGTTATGAAGTCTTCAACAAAGAAGGATTTAAGGATTGGAAGCATGCATCTAAAGGCTTTAAAGATCATATTGGTAGTCATGATAGTAAGCACAACTCATGTGTGAAGCACTATgatgattataataatcaaagacaAAGTGTGACAAGTATCTTTGCTAGAGCAACTAGGGAATCAGAAGAATTGTATAAGATCCGTTTAACTTGTTCTTTAGATTGTACTAGATATCTCTTAGCACAAGGCATTGCTTTTCGTGGCCATGATGAAAGCTCTACTTCTCTAAACAAGGGAAATTTTAGAGAGATGGTGGATTGGGTAAAATCTAATGATGACAAAGTAAGAGATGCTTTTGATCGTGGTCCCAAAAATTGCACTATGACTTCCGGTGGCATTCAAAAGGAGCTCGCAACGTGTTGTGCACATGAAGTTACgaaggtgattatggaagagcttgGTGATAGACAATTCTCTGTGCTTATTGATGAGTCACGTGATATATCTGTCAAAGAACAAATGGCAGTGATGTTGAG gtTCTTGAACGACAAAGGGAAAGTTGTGGAACGATTTATTGCTCTACATCATGTCAAATATACTACATCTGAGGCACTAAAGGATGCTCTTTATGGTATTCTCGATCGTCATACGTTATCTATTTCAAGGATACAAGGGCAAGGATATGATGGGGATTCAAATATGAGAGGTGAGTTTAATGGTTTACAAAGAAAGATTCTAGATGAAAACCCTTATGCTTTCTATGTCCATTGTTATGCTCACCGTTTGCAATTAGTGGTTGTGTCTGTTGCTAGTAGTTGCTCATCTATTCATGATTTCTTTGAGTACATCTCCTTGATTGTAACCACAACAAGTGCATCTTGCAAGAGAAAGGAGGCACAACACCAAGATATTTTGAATAAACTTGAGAGTGGTGAGATATCTCAAGGAAAGAGCTTGCACCAATCATCTAGTCTCGCTAGACCCGGAGATACAAGATGGGGTTCACATTATACTACCTTGATTCGTTTGGATCAGATGTGGTCCTCTATGTTAGAggtgcttagtattgttgatgaagatggacgtCGACCATCTCAAGCGGCGGGTTTGAtagaaaaaatggagagctttaaatttgctttcattttgaagcttatgttaaagttgtttggtatcacaaatgaactttcaaaaatcttgcaaacaaaagatcttAATATTGTGCTTGCTATGGAATTAGTTGATGATGTTAAAGCTCGACTGACTATATTGAGAGAGAGTGGCTGGAATGATTTATTTAGTGATGTCCAAGAATTTTGTTTTGCTCAAAGTATTCCGGTGCCAAATATGGATGAAGAAATACCGGTTCGGGGACGTTCAAGAAGAGAAGGGAGGACTGTCACTATTCTTCACCATTACCGTGCAGAGATTTTTTATGTTGCTATTGACAAAATATGTGTGGAGATGGATCACCGGTTTTGTGAAGGAAGTAACGTTGTGCTGGATTGCTTCTCATGTCTTGACCCCAAGAACTCtttttccaagtttgatgttgataagcTTGCTCGTCTTGCTAATATTTATCATGCAGACTTTTCTGATGATGACCGTGGAACAATAAGGGAGCAACTTGAGACTTATGTACATCAAGTGAAAAGGCATGCTTCTTTTACTTcttgtgaagatgttcaaagtttggctatgaagatggttcaaactgagaaacaTTTGGTATTTCCTTTGGTTTACAAGCTCATTGAGTTGGCTTTGATATTGCCGGTGTCGACAACATCTgttgaaagagctttttcagcaatgaagattatcaagtctaatttgCGCAACAAGATCAACGATGtatggttcaatgacttgatgatatgtcacaccgagcgggagatattcaagtcacttaaagatgttgatattattcgaacattaACCGCAAAGAAGTCTCGGAGAGGGCATTTACCTGTTAATTTTATTTAG
- the LOC131630285 gene encoding E3 ubiquitin-protein ligase RSL1-like, whose product MSSPSSTSLPTKRKKATTTQSSKSICGICFDSVTVSKIFTNTSCNHPFCTRCISKYVKLQRKDKVVKLYCPDPQCSLKLKPQHLQSILPKELIVEWESAIYESSISLRKKIYCPYKNCSVMLVNDGEEVVTSCECPSCHRLFCAQCKVPWHADMSCRRFQKSTKGQHEKELDEKFIELAKRKKWQKCPKCSMHVQRNGGCEHISCRCGCNFCYKCGKDWIHGHICKYSR is encoded by the exons ATGTCTTCTCCTTCTTCTACTTCTCTTCCAACAAAGAGAAAGAAAGCAACCACCACTCAGTCCTCAAAAAGTATATGCGGTATAtgctttgattctgtaactgtctctAAAATCTTCACAAACACTTCATGCAACCATCCCTTTTGTACTAGATGCATATCCAAGTATGTCAAACTTCAAAGAAAAGACAAAGTGGTGAAACTCTACTGTCCAGATCCACAatgttctttgaaactcaaaccACAGCATTTGCAATCCATTTTACCTAAAGAACTTATTGTTGAATGGGAATCTGCAATTTACGAGTCTTCTATTTCTTTGAGGAAAAAGATTTACTGTCCTTATAAGAACTGTTCGGTTATGTTGGTGAATGACGGAGAAGAAGTTGTTACAAGTTGTGAATGTCCTTCTTGTCATAGACTATTCTGTGCACAATGTAAGGTTCCATGGCACGCAGACATGAGTTGCCGGAGATTTCAGAAGTCAACAAAGGGTCAACATGAAAAAGAATTGGATGAGAAATTTATAGAATTGGCTAAAAGAAAAAAGTGGCAGAAATGTCCCAAATGTTCTATGCATGTTCAGAGAAATGGTGGATGTGAACACATTTCGTGCAG GTGTGGATGTAACTTCTGCTACAAGTGTGGTAAGGATTGGATTCACGGACATATATGCAAATATTCCCGGTAA